From a single Mesorhizobium shangrilense genomic region:
- a CDS encoding (2Fe-2S)-binding protein encodes MSDVSLTVNGKRVSGVAEDRTLLVHFLRENLGLTGTHVGCDTSQCGACVVHVDGKAMKSCSMLAVQASGSTIVTIEGLANGSDLHPVQAAFKEHHGLQCGFCTPGMIMTATDMINRHPEGLDEATVRAELEGNICRCTGYHNIVKAILAASKTMSKGAKGKTRQAA; translated from the coding sequence ATGTCGGACGTATCGTTGACGGTGAACGGGAAGCGGGTGAGCGGCGTCGCCGAGGACAGAACGCTCCTGGTTCATTTCTTGCGGGAGAATCTCGGGCTTACCGGTACGCATGTCGGTTGCGACACCTCGCAATGCGGCGCCTGCGTCGTGCATGTCGACGGCAAGGCGATGAAGTCCTGCTCGATGCTCGCCGTGCAGGCTTCCGGATCGACCATCGTCACGATCGAAGGCCTGGCCAATGGCTCCGACCTGCATCCTGTGCAGGCGGCCTTCAAGGAACATCACGGGCTGCAATGCGGCTTCTGTACACCGGGCATGATCATGACGGCGACCGACATGATCAACCGCCATCCCGAAGGCCTCGACGAGGCCACGGTGCGCGCCGAGCTCGAAGGCAATATCTGCCGCTGCACCGGCTACCACAACATCGTCAAGGCGATCCTCGCCGCATCGAAGACGATGTCGAAGGGGGCGAAGGGCAAAACCAGGCAAGCTGCTTAG
- a CDS encoding xanthine dehydrogenase family protein molybdopterin-binding subunit: MGIEGVGARVARKEDKRFITGAGRYVDDMVVPGMKHAVFVRSPHAHAQIKKIDVKKAQAMPGVIGVLTGKELKADGIGNLICGWMIHSKDGSPMKMGAWSPLAFDKVRYVGDAVVIVVAETKGQARDAAEAVEITYKELKAVVDASKAMDKGAPQIHPEAENNLIFDWDIGNADDTAAAFKKAAHVVKMDIINNRLVPNAMEPRAALGHYDKAEDHYTCWTTSQNPHVARLVMSAFYNVAPENKLRVIAPDVGGGFGSKIYIYPEELVCLWASKKTGVPVKWVADRTESFLTDAHGRDHHTHAEMAFDADHKILGLKVETQANLGAYMSLFSSATPTYLYATLLSGQYNIPAIHANVKAIYTNTAPVDAYRGAGRPEATFVMERMMETAARQFGVSPAELRRKNFVTSFPHQTPVIMCYDAGDYAASLDAAMKASDYAGFAKRKAAAAKKGLLRGIGMSCYIEACGIAPSAAVGSLGAGVGLWESAEVRVNAVGTIEVLTGSHSHGQGHETTFAQLVNERFGVPIDSVSIVHGDTDKVQMGMGTYGSRSGAVGMSAIVKALDKVEAKAKKIAAHLLEADEGDIVIENGALKVAGTDKSVPWFQMALAAYTAHNLPGGMEPGLKETAFYDPSNFTFPAGCYICEVEVDPETGTTEIIQFVAADDFGNIINPMIVEGQVHGGIAQGVGQALLEGAHYDASGQLLTASYMDYTMPRAGDLPSFKVSTSNTPCPGNPLGIKGCGEAGAIGSPPAVINAITDAIGTNDLAMPASPSTVWAAIRAATKH, translated from the coding sequence ATGGGCATTGAAGGTGTTGGCGCTAGGGTCGCGCGCAAGGAAGACAAGAGGTTTATCACCGGCGCTGGCCGCTATGTCGACGACATGGTGGTTCCCGGCATGAAGCATGCGGTCTTCGTGCGCAGTCCGCACGCGCATGCGCAGATCAAGAAGATCGACGTGAAGAAGGCGCAAGCGATGCCGGGCGTCATCGGCGTGCTGACCGGCAAGGAACTCAAAGCCGATGGTATCGGCAACCTCATCTGCGGCTGGATGATCCACTCCAAGGACGGCTCGCCGATGAAGATGGGGGCTTGGTCGCCGCTGGCCTTCGACAAGGTCCGCTATGTCGGCGACGCGGTAGTCATCGTCGTCGCCGAGACCAAGGGCCAGGCGCGTGACGCTGCCGAAGCGGTCGAGATCACCTACAAGGAACTGAAGGCCGTCGTCGATGCTTCCAAGGCCATGGACAAGGGCGCGCCGCAGATCCATCCGGAAGCCGAAAACAATCTGATCTTCGACTGGGACATCGGCAATGCCGACGACACCGCCGCCGCTTTCAAGAAGGCGGCCCATGTCGTCAAGATGGACATCATCAACAACCGGCTGGTTCCCAATGCCATGGAGCCGCGCGCGGCTCTGGGACATTACGACAAGGCCGAGGACCACTACACTTGCTGGACGACCTCGCAGAACCCGCATGTCGCGCGGCTGGTGATGAGCGCCTTCTACAATGTCGCGCCGGAGAACAAGCTGCGGGTCATCGCGCCGGATGTCGGCGGCGGCTTCGGCTCGAAGATCTACATCTACCCCGAAGAACTCGTCTGCCTGTGGGCGTCGAAGAAAACCGGCGTGCCGGTGAAATGGGTGGCCGATCGCACCGAGAGCTTCCTCACCGACGCGCATGGCCGCGACCACCACACCCACGCCGAAATGGCTTTCGACGCGGACCACAAGATCCTCGGTCTCAAGGTCGAGACGCAAGCCAATCTCGGCGCCTACATGTCGCTGTTCTCGTCGGCGACGCCGACCTATCTCTACGCGACGCTGCTGTCGGGGCAGTACAACATCCCGGCGATCCACGCCAATGTGAAGGCGATCTACACCAACACCGCACCCGTCGACGCCTATCGTGGGGCAGGGCGGCCGGAGGCGACCTTCGTCATGGAACGCATGATGGAGACGGCCGCGCGCCAGTTCGGCGTTTCGCCGGCGGAACTTCGCCGCAAGAACTTCGTCACCTCGTTCCCGCACCAGACGCCGGTCATCATGTGCTATGACGCAGGCGATTACGCGGCTTCGCTGGACGCGGCGATGAAGGCTTCGGACTATGCCGGCTTTGCCAAGCGCAAGGCCGCCGCCGCCAAGAAGGGGCTGCTGCGCGGCATCGGCATGAGCTGCTACATCGAGGCCTGCGGCATCGCGCCGTCGGCGGCGGTCGGCTCGCTCGGCGCCGGTGTCGGCCTGTGGGAATCCGCCGAGGTGCGCGTCAACGCGGTCGGTACCATCGAAGTGCTCACCGGCTCGCACAGCCACGGGCAGGGCCATGAGACGACCTTCGCGCAACTGGTCAACGAGCGCTTCGGCGTGCCGATCGACTCGGTCTCTATCGTCCACGGCGACACCGACAAGGTGCAGATGGGCATGGGCACCTATGGCTCGCGTTCCGGCGCGGTCGGCATGTCTGCCATCGTCAAGGCGCTCGACAAGGTCGAGGCCAAGGCCAAGAAGATCGCCGCGCATCTGCTCGAAGCCGACGAGGGTGATATCGTCATCGAGAATGGCGCGTTGAAGGTGGCCGGCACCGACAAGAGCGTGCCGTGGTTCCAGATGGCGCTTGCCGCCTACACCGCCCACAATCTGCCGGGCGGCATGGAGCCGGGCCTGAAGGAGACGGCGTTCTATGATCCGTCGAACTTCACCTTCCCGGCGGGCTGCTACATCTGCGAGGTCGAGGTCGATCCGGAAACCGGCACGACGGAGATCATCCAGTTCGTCGCCGCCGACGATTTCGGTAACATCATCAATCCGATGATCGTCGAAGGCCAGGTGCATGGCGGCATCGCCCAGGGCGTCGGCCAGGCGCTGCTGGAGGGCGCCCACTACGACGCCAGCGGCCAGCTGCTGACGGCAAGCTACATGGACTACACCATGCCGCGCGCCGGCGACCTGCCGTCGTTCAAGGTCTCGACCTCGAACACGCCATGCCCCGGCAATCCGCTGGGCATCAAGGGTTGTGGCGAGGCCGGCGCCATCGGCTCGCCGCCGGCGGTGATCAACGCCATCACCGACGCCATCGGCACCAACGATCTTGCCATGCCGGCATCGCCGTCCACCGTGTGGGCAGCGATCCGTGCGGCGACGAAACACTGA
- a CDS encoding FAD binding domain-containing protein, producing the protein MYSVNYHRAASVADAAKLIKTGDAKLLSGGMTLIPAMKTRLAAPSDLVDLSRIKELQGVKVSGKTVTIGAATTHYDVSNDEKLRKACPALAHLASLIGDPAVRHKGTIGGSIANNDPAADYPAAMLALGATIVTNKREIAADKFFKGLFETALKEGEIVTAVTFTAPAKAAYEKFRNPASRYAIVGVFVAKGKDGVSVAVTGAGDDGVFRSKEIEAALARSFEASALEGLKVPAKNLMSDIHASAEYRANLIAVMAKRAVAAANA; encoded by the coding sequence ATGTATTCGGTCAATTACCATCGCGCTGCCTCGGTCGCGGACGCCGCCAAGCTGATCAAGACCGGCGACGCCAAGCTGCTGTCGGGCGGCATGACGCTGATCCCCGCCATGAAGACGCGGCTTGCCGCGCCTTCAGACCTGGTCGACCTGTCGCGGATCAAGGAACTGCAGGGCGTCAAGGTTTCGGGCAAGACCGTCACCATCGGCGCCGCCACCACGCATTACGATGTTTCCAATGACGAGAAGCTGAGGAAGGCCTGCCCGGCGCTTGCCCATCTGGCGTCGCTGATCGGCGATCCCGCGGTGCGCCACAAGGGCACCATCGGCGGTTCCATCGCCAACAATGATCCGGCGGCTGACTATCCGGCGGCGATGCTGGCGCTGGGCGCCACCATCGTCACCAACAAGCGCGAGATCGCCGCCGACAAGTTCTTCAAGGGCCTGTTCGAGACGGCGCTGAAGGAGGGCGAGATCGTCACCGCGGTGACCTTCACCGCGCCGGCCAAGGCGGCCTATGAAAAGTTCCGCAATCCGGCGTCGCGCTACGCGATCGTCGGCGTCTTCGTGGCCAAGGGCAAGGACGGTGTCAGCGTTGCCGTCACCGGGGCCGGCGATGACGGCGTCTTCCGCTCGAAAGAGATCGAGGCAGCGCTGGCCCGGAGCTTTGAAGCTTCCGCGCTGGAGGGCTTGAAAGTGCCGGCAAAGAACCTGATGAGCGATATCCACGCGTCCGCCGAATACCGCGCCAATCTGATCGCGGTGATGGCCAAGCGCGCGGTGGCCGCTGCCAACGCCTGA
- a CDS encoding GNAT family N-acetyltransferase — protein sequence MISSPSPISHVSADDEAIILALNNEHAAELSWLEPERLTFLLGEVFYARRIGSLEAFIMTFDQDARYDSPNFLWFRERYQRFVYVDRVVVSAEARGRGHARRLYQDLFDHASRAGQTIVTCEVNVEPPNPASDAFHAALGFAEVGDAVIHGGKKAVRYYLRELKA from the coding sequence ATGATTTCGTCCCCCTCCCCGATCAGCCATGTCTCGGCCGACGATGAAGCGATAATTCTCGCGCTCAACAACGAACACGCGGCTGAGTTGTCGTGGCTGGAGCCCGAGCGCCTCACCTTCCTGCTCGGCGAGGTGTTCTACGCACGCCGCATCGGCAGCCTCGAGGCCTTCATCATGACCTTCGATCAGGACGCGCGCTACGACAGTCCGAATTTCCTCTGGTTTCGCGAACGCTACCAGCGTTTCGTCTATGTCGACCGTGTCGTGGTCTCGGCGGAAGCGCGCGGTCGCGGCCATGCTCGCAGGCTGTATCAGGATCTGTTCGACCACGCCTCTCGTGCCGGCCAGACGATCGTCACCTGCGAGGTGAATGTCGAACCGCCCAATCCGGCATCGGATGCCTTCCATGCCGCACTCGGCTTCGCCGAAGTCGGCGACGCCGTGATCCATGGCGGCAAGAAGGCGGTGCGCTACTATCTGCGGGAGTTGAAGGCGTAA
- a CDS encoding copper homeostasis protein CutC: protein MTKESRLPLIEICVEGIDGLLAAQAAGADRVELCASLVEGGITPSLGTVRAALVQATIPFHVMVRPRGGDFLYSEPEYRSMLADVMALRDLGVAGVVFGCLNADGTIDEQRMGELTEAAGPLAVTCHRAFDMTRDPIEALEALIRSKVGRVLTSGQRDTAVEGKALLADLVRQAGDRIIILGCGALDLQNIAEVRKTTGLSEMHFAALKDVPSAMNYRNPNVGMGGSDLDREYRNTLTDTDLVAATIAAAKA, encoded by the coding sequence TTGACCAAAGAATCTCGCCTGCCGCTGATCGAAATCTGCGTCGAAGGCATTGATGGCCTCCTGGCCGCGCAAGCCGCCGGCGCCGACCGGGTGGAACTGTGCGCCAGCCTTGTCGAGGGCGGCATCACGCCGAGCCTCGGCACGGTGCGCGCGGCACTTGTCCAGGCAACCATACCGTTTCACGTCATGGTGCGGCCGCGCGGCGGCGATTTTCTCTACAGCGAGCCCGAGTACCGTTCGATGCTTGCCGATGTCATGGCGCTGCGCGACCTCGGCGTGGCCGGCGTCGTCTTCGGCTGCCTCAATGCCGACGGCACGATCGACGAACAGCGCATGGGCGAACTGACCGAGGCCGCCGGCCCCCTGGCCGTTACCTGCCACCGCGCCTTCGACATGACGCGCGACCCGATTGAAGCGCTCGAAGCGCTGATCCGCAGCAAGGTCGGCCGCGTGCTGACCAGCGGCCAACGCGATACCGCCGTCGAGGGCAAGGCCCTCCTGGCCGATCTCGTCCGCCAGGCAGGCGATCGCATCATCATCCTCGGCTGCGGCGCGCTGGACCTGCAAAACATCGCCGAGGTGCGCAAAACCACAGGACTGTCCGAAATGCATTTCGCCGCGCTCAAGGACGTGCCGAGCGCCATGAACTACCGCAACCCCAACGTCGGCATGGGCGGCTCGGACCTCGACCGCGAGTATCGCAACACCCTGACCGACACGGACCTCGTTGCGGCAACCATCGCGGCAGCCAAGGCATGA
- a CDS encoding cupin domain-containing protein, giving the protein MRKILASTLLMAAALYANAVLALDSAGTPVVVTPLASRTTTASGQPITLPQKNVQVLVSTYDIAPGATLPVHKHPFPRYAYVEAGTLQVTNVETGKANTYKTGDFIIEMIGQWHQATNVGDGPVKLLVIDQVEEGAKNTILRQ; this is encoded by the coding sequence ATGCGCAAAATCCTGGCTTCGACGCTACTGATGGCGGCTGCGCTTTATGCAAATGCCGTTCTGGCGCTGGACAGCGCCGGCACGCCGGTTGTCGTCACCCCATTGGCGTCGCGCACCACGACGGCATCCGGTCAGCCGATCACGCTGCCGCAAAAGAACGTGCAGGTGCTGGTTTCAACCTATGACATCGCGCCGGGCGCCACCTTGCCGGTGCACAAGCATCCCTTCCCTCGCTACGCCTATGTCGAGGCAGGGACGCTTCAGGTCACCAATGTCGAGACCGGCAAGGCCAATACCTACAAGACCGGCGATTTCATCATCGAGATGATCGGCCAGTGGCATCAGGCGACCAATGTCGGCGACGGCCCGGTCAAGCTGCTGGTGATCGATCAGGTCGAGGAAGGCGCCAAGAACACGATTCTGCGGCAGTAG
- a CDS encoding protein-L-isoaspartate O-methyltransferase family protein, producing the protein MSADFSERRVKMVDGQVRTTDVTSAPLLDAMLSIPREAFVSAGQSDLAYIDEDIRIASGPDGARYLMEPSPLAKLMQLAEINPGDSALDVGCGTGYAAAILSRLAKSVVALESDSALAESATSTLSALGCGNVTVVKGALAEGHAGKAPYDVIFIGGSVEKVPAPLLDQLAEGGRLVAVEGQGNSGVARLFFKAGGVVTGRRAFNAAIKPLPGFERAHAFEF; encoded by the coding sequence ATGAGCGCTGATTTCTCCGAACGCCGCGTGAAGATGGTGGATGGCCAGGTCCGCACCACCGACGTGACCAGCGCGCCTCTGCTCGACGCCATGCTTTCCATCCCACGCGAGGCTTTTGTCAGCGCCGGCCAGAGCGACCTCGCCTATATCGACGAGGATATCCGCATTGCCAGCGGGCCCGATGGCGCGCGCTATCTCATGGAGCCTTCGCCCCTGGCCAAGCTGATGCAGCTGGCCGAGATCAATCCAGGCGATTCGGCGCTCGACGTCGGCTGCGGCACCGGCTATGCGGCCGCCATCCTGTCGCGGCTGGCAAAGTCGGTTGTGGCGCTGGAAAGCGATTCGGCCCTTGCCGAATCCGCCACATCAACGCTTTCGGCGCTGGGTTGCGGCAATGTCACCGTGGTCAAGGGGGCCTTGGCCGAAGGCCATGCCGGCAAAGCACCGTACGATGTCATTTTCATCGGCGGCAGCGTTGAAAAGGTGCCCGCGCCGTTGCTCGACCAGCTCGCCGAAGGCGGCCGTCTCGTTGCCGTTGAAGGGCAAGGGAATTCCGGCGTGGCTCGACTGTTTTTTAAGGCTGGGGGGGTTGTAACCGGAAGACGCGCATTTAATGCGGCAATAAAGCCACTACCGGGATTTGAACGTGCTCACGCCTTCGAATTCTGA
- a CDS encoding TolC family outer membrane protein, whose translation MPSVRKSLFAAVLFSATALSPLAASAETILGALAKAYQNNSQLNAARAGVRVTDEGVPLAKSGWRPTINGSSSIDYTKTNFPGGNLSATTANFGIKINQTLFDGFQTSNNVASAEAQVRASVEGLRNTEENTLFNAATAYMDVIRDRQIAVLTEQNLQFLTEQARAARSRFEVGEGTRTDVAQADASRASAVAQLSAARAQALSSAATYHQIIGDEPGKLKGASPLAKLLPASLNSAIGVASNEHPAILANQHLVDAAGFSVKSAEGALLPQLSASAGVSDSYNHNSPASSSSPNGNSTSANIGATLTIPIYSGGRTEATVRRSKESLSQARIEVDVSRDQVRQAVTAAWTQYTAAQESAAANRQVIDAAQLALNGVIEERNVGQRTTLDVLNAQAAVITAKINQAGSEHDVVVASYAILSAMGRLSVDRLGLQVTKYQPEEHYNAVKDKWTGLRTPDGR comes from the coding sequence GTGCCGTCTGTACGCAAGAGTCTTTTCGCCGCCGTCCTTTTCTCCGCGACAGCGCTTTCTCCCCTGGCCGCCTCGGCGGAAACCATCCTTGGCGCACTTGCAAAAGCCTACCAGAACAATTCGCAGCTGAATGCGGCGCGTGCCGGCGTCCGCGTCACCGATGAAGGCGTGCCCCTGGCCAAGTCGGGCTGGCGGCCGACGATCAACGGATCTTCGAGCATAGACTACACGAAAACAAACTTTCCCGGTGGTAACCTGAGCGCGACGACCGCCAATTTCGGCATCAAGATCAACCAGACCCTGTTCGACGGATTCCAGACCAGCAACAATGTGGCGTCGGCCGAAGCCCAGGTGCGGGCGTCCGTTGAAGGCCTGCGCAATACCGAAGAGAACACGCTCTTCAACGCGGCAACCGCGTATATGGATGTGATTCGCGACCGGCAGATCGCAGTGCTGACGGAGCAGAACCTGCAATTCCTGACCGAGCAGGCGCGCGCCGCGCGTTCCCGTTTCGAGGTCGGCGAAGGCACTCGTACCGACGTCGCGCAGGCGGATGCGTCCCGCGCGTCGGCGGTGGCTCAGCTGAGTGCCGCCCGTGCGCAGGCGCTGTCCAGTGCCGCGACCTACCACCAGATCATCGGTGACGAGCCGGGCAAGCTCAAGGGCGCTTCGCCGCTGGCCAAGCTTCTGCCGGCCAGCCTCAATTCGGCGATCGGCGTGGCGTCGAACGAGCATCCCGCCATTCTCGCCAATCAGCATCTGGTCGACGCGGCGGGCTTTTCCGTCAAGTCGGCGGAAGGGGCGCTGTTGCCGCAGCTGTCGGCCTCGGCCGGCGTTTCGGATAGCTACAATCACAACAGTCCGGCATCTTCGTCGAGCCCGAATGGCAATTCGACCTCGGCCAATATTGGCGCGACGCTGACCATCCCGATCTACTCGGGCGGCCGCACCGAGGCTACGGTGCGTAGGTCCAAGGAATCGCTGAGCCAGGCGCGGATCGAGGTTGATGTCAGCCGCGACCAGGTGCGCCAGGCCGTAACCGCGGCCTGGACGCAGTACACGGCGGCTCAGGAAAGTGCCGCCGCCAACAGGCAGGTTATCGATGCGGCCCAGCTGGCCCTGAACGGCGTCATCGAGGAGCGCAATGTCGGCCAGCGCACCACGCTCGACGTCCTCAATGCGCAGGCCGCCGTCATCACCGCCAAGATCAACCAGGCGGGTTCCGAGCACGATGTGGTGGTGGCGAGCTATGCCATCCTGTCGGCCATGGGACGCCTGTCGGTCGACCGCCTTGGCCTGCAGGTGACGAAGTATCAGCCGGAAGAGCACTACAACGCGGTCAAGGACAAGTGGACCGGCCTGCGTACGCCGGACGGCCGCTAG
- a CDS encoding PopZ family protein has protein sequence MATASSAQREPSMEEILASIRRIIEDSDTGRKPTGESDELRQDIESAPASVQDVDAFRAELRGGLDVRKPVTLAEVQAQLPATEPVAARAETPVRFDPASVKAPVTLAPAAQAPTTLAEVSARVAAAPAPAADADVPVAVRISETSETIVADWRRDIAAVGETIKATTSLSDTAAMRRALAAEPAIAAPGKESAVEPAVEPVTSRGGPAWPATAEAPVRPAILSEHTGRQVAAAFGELSDAFASRSKKTFDDMAEEMLRPMLQDWLDNNLPTLVERLVREEIERVARGAQ, from the coding sequence ATGGCGACGGCAAGCAGCGCACAGCGCGAACCTTCCATGGAAGAGATACTGGCCTCGATCCGAAGGATCATCGAGGACAGTGATACCGGCCGCAAGCCCACGGGCGAATCGGATGAATTGCGTCAGGATATCGAGTCGGCTCCTGCTTCAGTGCAGGATGTGGATGCATTCCGCGCGGAGCTGCGCGGTGGGTTGGATGTCAGGAAGCCGGTGACCCTGGCGGAAGTCCAGGCTCAACTCCCTGCAACTGAACCGGTCGCCGCTCGCGCGGAGACACCGGTTCGATTCGATCCCGCTTCGGTGAAAGCTCCGGTGACGCTGGCGCCTGCAGCCCAGGCGCCCACGACGTTGGCCGAGGTGAGCGCCCGGGTTGCCGCCGCGCCGGCTCCGGCAGCCGACGCCGATGTGCCTGTCGCCGTGAGGATATCGGAGACGAGCGAGACCATCGTCGCCGATTGGCGGCGCGACATTGCAGCCGTGGGTGAAACCATAAAGGCCACGACCTCCCTTTCGGACACAGCCGCCATGCGACGGGCACTTGCGGCCGAGCCGGCGATAGCGGCTCCAGGCAAGGAATCGGCGGTCGAGCCGGCCGTTGAGCCGGTGACTTCGCGCGGTGGGCCGGCGTGGCCGGCAACAGCCGAGGCGCCCGTCCGTCCGGCGATCCTGTCGGAACATACGGGACGCCAGGTAGCTGCCGCTTTTGGCGAGTTGTCCGACGCGTTCGCCAGCCGCAGCAAGAAAACCTTCGATGACATGGCCGAGGAGATGCTGAGGCCGATGCTGCAGGACTGGCTGGACAACAATCTGCCGACGCTGGTCGAGCGCCTGGTGCGCGAAGAGATCGAACGCGTGGCGCGCGGCGCGCAATAA